Below is a window of Brachyspira hampsonii DNA.
TTCCAGTATTATCTAGTATAGGCTCAACAACACTTACAGTAAGTACAGTATCAGCTCCAACATAAGTATCATCTATTTCTACATCGCTTATATAAAGCTGTTTAGTATCTTTTGGTATAGTGTAGTAGTCTGGATTTGCATCAAACTCTTCTTGATAAACTTTATCATAAGAAACGGTATTATTATCATAAAAAAATGCAGGTCCGTATCTTCCGTCATTTTCAGAGCCGTAATCAGTATCTATAAAATCATTATCTCTTCCGTCAAAGGCATTTTTCTCCCACATTTCATATATCGCAAATAAGTTTTTATTGTTTTTAAGCATTTCTCCCAAAATTTCCGCATGTGATTGTCTTGTAATAGATCTGCTTAAAATATCATTTTTGAGAGAAAGCGATATAGTTTTGAGCATAGATATATATGAACTCATTTCTCTTTCTATATCCTTAGCATAAGTACTAACCATATACTCAGTTGAAGCAAATCCTTTTTCTTTTGAATTAGATATATTATGCGAAACCATATATGATATTATTATTACAAACATTATTAATATTGATATACTCAATAATACAAATATTTTAAATTGAAGACCTAATGATTTTTTATTTTCCATATATACCCTAAATAATTTTTATTTTATTAGTATAATAATATACTTAATTAAAAAAAACAACAATAAAATTTTTTAAAAATATATTATTTTTATTATATATTATAGATATATACATATTTTTTATTGTGCTGTAAAAATTATTTAACTCTTTTTATTTTTACTTCAAAACGCTCTTCAACTAAATTAATTAATTCAGGTAATTTTTGTTCTGCAATCATTCTTAATTTTTCTCTTTCTATATTTTGTGCAGGAGCTCCAAGCATAATAGAATTAGAAGGAATTTTAACATTTGACATTACAGCAGTTCTTCCTCCAAATATTACCCTGTCTCCAAGAGTAACATGATCGGCTAAGGCAGCCTGTCCGCCTAATATACAATGATTTCCTATTTTAGAACTTCCAGCTATTCCTACTTGAGAAACTATTATAGAATGCTCTCCTATATCGCAGTTATGTGCTATTTGAACTAAATTATCTATTTTTACTCCTTCCCTTATTATTGTAGAACCTAATGTTGCTCTGTCTATACATACATTTGCCCCAAGCTCAACATCATTTTCTATAACAACATTTCCCCTTTGAGGTATTTTCATCTGTTTTCCATTAACTTCAAAGAAACCGAATCCGTCATTTCCTATAACAGTAGAAGAACCAATTATAACTCTGTCTTTTACTATACATCTGTCATGAATAGATACATTTGCATATATAGTGCAGTTTTCTCCTATAACTACATTGTCCCCCAAAAATACATTAGCTTCTATAACAGTTCCTTTTCCGACAACTGTGTTTTTTCCTATATGTACATTGTCTCCAATATATGTATTATCTGATATATTAGTATTTTCTTTTATTATAGCAGTAGGTTCTATTGTACCGAGAGGATATTTTTTATCTTCAAATAAAAAGTAAAGTAATTTAATAAATGCTTCTTTAGGATTATTATGTATTAATGCTGTTTTATTTTTTAAATCTTTTATTTCATTGGCGGCATCTTCTCTTAATATTAATGCGTTTGCCTTACTGTTTAATGCAGCTTCAAGATATTTATTATTATCTATACATACTATGGAGTTTTCTATAATTTCATTAATAGGAGATAGTGTGCTTATTTCTTTATTTTCATCTCCTATTATTTTTTTTGCTTGTATAAAATTATATATATCTTTGATTTTCATATTAAATTTCCTTTTGCAAATTTAGCCGTTTGTTTATATATAAAAAACTAAAATGCATTAAAAACTATTAATGCATTTTAGTTATTATCAAAATTGTTTTTTAATGATTATTTTTGAAGAGAAGCTTTAACATTAGCTATAACTGCTTCTGTTATATCAAAATTTCTATCAGCATAAAGAATAGCATGTTCTGTTCTTTCTAATATTAAAGTATATCCTTCTTTTTTTACTATAGACATAAGAGAGTTAGCAACTTGTCTTTTTACCTCTCCTCTCAAAGAATAATCTCTGTTTTGAGCTATAGAAGTATCTTCCATGTTTGTCTGCATGGCATCTCTTGTTTTGTATTCTTCTAATTTAGTTTTTAATTTTTCAACAAATTCATCATCGCTAGTGAGTTCTTTGATTACTCTTTCAAGATCGATATATCCAACCTTTGTGAGTCTGTAGGATTGAGTAAAAACTCTAGGACTAACAATAGATACTGTAAGCACTGCTATAAATAATAAACTCATAATATAATACTTTTTCATTTTTATCTCCTTAGAATTTAATAAAATTATTTTTATATATTTTTAATAGAATGGGTGATTCATAGTAAATGCAATTCCCCATCCTCTTCCAAGCCAAGCACCAAGAGGCGTGAAAGTATCCCCTTCAAAGTCCTGAAGACCCTTACCAAAACCAACATCATTTTTGTTATAAACGAATCTCTTAGCAACATAGAATCTTATGTTGAATATAGGTATTGTTAGCCTAAATCCGAATCCTACAGAATATATATATTGAGAAGGATCAAATATATCTTCAATTTTCATAAATTGGGAAGGATAAGTATGAGCATCTCCGTCCTGATTCCATCCTGTACTGTAAGGCATCCATAATTGTCCTGCATCGAAGAAAGTAACAAATCCTAAAGTTTTAGGAACAATAGGTATACGAAGTTCCGCAAAGAATCTAACTTTAGCTCTTCCGTAACTCCAAGAATCTGTAGAATTGTTTTCCCCTTTCATATCATAAGTGGAAAGTCCTCTGTTTTTCTTAAATATAGTGTATTTAGAAGTATCCCAACCGCGTACATCTTCAAATGGGTTAAGATAATAAAGTACATCGGCATCATTTTTCAAAGAAAGTCCCGGAGTGGCAATTATCTGTCCTAATTCCCCATAGAATGCAAACGACAGCCAATCTGTAGCAGGAACAGCCAAAAATCCTGTAGCACTTAATCTCATAAGCTGTGTATGCCCAAAATAGAAATCCACCATACCTCTTAAGAAACTTCCTCTAGTAGGGTTCAGATAATCATTTCTGCTGTCTCTAATTAAAGAATATGAAACAATAAATGTTGTAAACCAATCACTTTCCCATCTTTCAAATGAACCGTCTTTTTTATTAACTCTGTGGGTCAAATATTTTTTTACATCGCTAAGAACATAATTAGGTCCTGCATCGCTGGCTCCCTGATCATACCATTGCTGATACTGCTGTACTATAGTATCAAATGTTATGAATGTAGAATAATAATCAGCAAAATAATAACCAAGTCTTACTATACCTTCAAAACCATGTCTAGTATAGTATGAGTATTTAGGTATTCCGAATTGATCTGTACCTATTTCATAGCCTGTATTCACTCCTTCATTAAAGTATGATAAATCAATACCCAAATATATAGGCAGATTAAGTAAATAAGGCTCTGCAAAATTAACCGCTATACGCTTTTGCTGCTGTCCTAATTCACCGCTTAATCCTAACTGCAAACCTCTTCCCAAGAAATTGTTCTCTCTAATAGAAGCGAATACTTTAAATCCTGAACCTGTAGAGAAACCGCCGCCTCCGGATACCATAGCAGTTCTTCCTTCAGTTACATTCAAACTTAATTCCATAAGTCCTTCAGCAGAACCCGGTTTTACTCCTAAATTAATATTATCAAAGAATTGAGTATTATATAATCTCTCCTGTACTCTTTGTATTTTTGTAGTGTTAAATACTTCTCCCGGTTTTATATCTACATATCTTTCTATAACAAAATCTTTAGTCTTTGTATTTCCGGATATAGTAATATTTTCTATATGTACTTTATCATTTTCAACTATGTCATACATTATATTTACTATTTTATTTTCTTCATTAACATTAATTACAGGTATAACTTGTCTGAATATATATCCTCTTTCAGAGTATTTATTTTGTATACCCTGATAATCTGCCATATGATATGAATAATTGTATAATGCCCCTTTTTTTGATTTTATATCTTTTTGTATATTATCAGAAGATATAATAAAGTTTCCTTTAAATCCTATATCTCCAAAATAATATTTATCTCCTTCTGTAAGATATATATCTATTATTAAATCCTGCTCATTTTTTATCTCAGGATTTCTCCATTGATATGTAAACTTTACATTATCAACTTTAGCTCTGTAATATCCTCTGTCAGCATAATACTTAACAATTTTATCTTTATCTCCATCAAATGTAAACTCATTAAATTTTCCAAGTGTCATAAACCCATTTTCTTTAGTTGACATTTGTCTTTTTAATTCATTATCTGTAAAGTGAGTATTTCCATGGAATCTTATGTGGGCAACTTTAACTTCATTACCTTCTACTATATTCATCTGTATTAAAACATCAGAATTATCTTTGTTCTCTATCACTTTTGGCTCAACATACGCTTTTAAGTATCCTTTATCCTGATAATTAGTTATAATAGCATTAACAGCATCATTTAATTTCTGCGGTATATAAGGATCCCCAGCTTTCATTATAGGCTTTACAGCATCATTAAGTGCAGTTCTGCTTAATCTTTTATTTCCTATATATTCTATGTCTTTTATTATAAACCTTTCTGCTACTATGATATTTAAAACTACTCCGTCCCCTTCTCTGTTAGCATCTATTGCTACTCTGTCAAATAACTGACTATCAAATAATTTTTTGATAGCTTCATTTATTTGTGTTCTTTGAAATTTACTTCCGGATTTTATAGGAAAATTATTTATTATTTGTTCCTTTGTAATTCTTACTTCACCTGTAACATCTATACGATTTATTGTAAGACCTTCATATACAGCTATATTTCTTGCGGTTTGTAAATTTTCAAAGTCGCTTTCTGCAGATATCAGCAATGATACCGCAAGTAAAAGAAATGAAAATAGAATAATACAATTTTTCTTAATAAAATTCACTAAAATCTCCACCGAGTAACAATATTAAAATCTTGTCCTTTTCCTCTTATATCGAAAGGATTTATTTTATACTCAAACACAAAATTTGCAAGTTTATAATTTTTTAATAATGATACTTCAAAACCAAATTGATGGTCAAAATAGTAAGGATCTATATTTCTTCCGTTTATACTTGGTCTTGTTGTATCATTAACTCTATATGTAACATCATATTTCAAATATAAATATTTAGAAACATATTTACCAATACCAACACTAGTATTATCCCATACAGAAGTAGGATTTATACTGCTGTAGTTTGTAACAAATAATAAATTATTTACTACTGTAGGACTTAAGTTTATATAATCAATACCTAAGAACTGTCTGAACCATCTTTCTACGGGTCTTAATACTGTACTTCTTAATAGTAAGTCGCTGTAATTCATAGTAAGTTGC
It encodes the following:
- the lpxD gene encoding UDP-3-O-(3-hydroxymyristoyl)glucosamine N-acyltransferase, giving the protein MKIKDIYNFIQAKKIIGDENKEISTLSPINEIIENSIVCIDNNKYLEAALNSKANALILREDAANEIKDLKNKTALIHNNPKEAFIKLLYFLFEDKKYPLGTIEPTAIIKENTNISDNTYIGDNVHIGKNTVVGKGTVIEANVFLGDNVVIGENCTIYANVSIHDRCIVKDRVIIGSSTVIGNDGFGFFEVNGKQMKIPQRGNVVIENDVELGANVCIDRATLGSTIIREGVKIDNLVQIAHNCDIGEHSIIVSQVGIAGSSKIGNHCILGGQAALADHVTLGDRVIFGGRTAVMSNVKIPSNSIMLGAPAQNIEREKLRMIAEQKLPELINLVEERFEVKIKRVK
- a CDS encoding OmpH family outer membrane protein, translating into MKKYYIMSLLFIAVLTVSIVSPRVFTQSYRLTKVGYIDLERVIKELTSDDEFVEKLKTKLEEYKTRDAMQTNMEDTSIAQNRDYSLRGEVKRQVANSLMSIVKKEGYTLILERTEHAILYADRNFDITEAVIANVKASLQK
- the bamA gene encoding outer membrane protein assembly factor BamA, with protein sequence MNFIKKNCIILFSFLLLAVSLLISAESDFENLQTARNIAVYEGLTINRIDVTGEVRITKEQIINNFPIKSGSKFQRTQINEAIKKLFDSQLFDRVAIDANREGDGVVLNIIVAERFIIKDIEYIGNKRLSRTALNDAVKPIMKAGDPYIPQKLNDAVNAIITNYQDKGYLKAYVEPKVIENKDNSDVLIQMNIVEGNEVKVAHIRFHGNTHFTDNELKRQMSTKENGFMTLGKFNEFTFDGDKDKIVKYYADRGYYRAKVDNVKFTYQWRNPEIKNEQDLIIDIYLTEGDKYYFGDIGFKGNFIISSDNIQKDIKSKKGALYNYSYHMADYQGIQNKYSERGYIFRQVIPVINVNEENKIVNIMYDIVENDKVHIENITISGNTKTKDFVIERYVDIKPGEVFNTTKIQRVQERLYNTQFFDNINLGVKPGSAEGLMELSLNVTEGRTAMVSGGGGFSTGSGFKVFASIRENNFLGRGLQLGLSGELGQQQKRIAVNFAEPYLLNLPIYLGIDLSYFNEGVNTGYEIGTDQFGIPKYSYYTRHGFEGIVRLGYYFADYYSTFITFDTIVQQYQQWYDQGASDAGPNYVLSDVKKYLTHRVNKKDGSFERWESDWFTTFIVSYSLIRDSRNDYLNPTRGSFLRGMVDFYFGHTQLMRLSATGFLAVPATDWLSFAFYGELGQIIATPGLSLKNDADVLYYLNPFEDVRGWDTSKYTIFKKNRGLSTYDMKGENNSTDSWSYGRAKVRFFAELRIPIVPKTLGFVTFFDAGQLWMPYSTGWNQDGDAHTYPSQFMKIEDIFDPSQYIYSVGFGFRLTIPIFNIRFYVAKRFVYNKNDVGFGKGLQDFEGDTFTPLGAWLGRGWGIAFTMNHPFY